TCGTCGTTTTCAACGCCGGTCCTCCTCGTCCGCAAGTCGGAGGACAcgtggcgcttctgcatcgaTTACTGCGCCCTGAACGCCCTGACGCTCAAGGACAAATTTCCTATCCCGGTCGTCGACGAGCTCTTCGACGAGCTACATGGggcgcgcttcttcaccaagccCGACCTCCGTTTGGGCTAACACCAGGTGCACCGCACCCGGACGATGTCGCGAAGACGGCGTTTCGGACTCATCACGACCACTTTGAGTTCTTGGTGATGCCTTTTGGCCTCTCCAACGCTCCGGCGACCTTTCAGGCCTTGATGAACGACGTCCTCCGCCCCTACTTGCGTCGGTTTGTGCtcgttttctttgatgacattcttatctACAACGCCTCTTGGGCGGAGCACCATCAGCatgtcgccatcgtcttcaacgagcttcgGGCACATCATCTTCATCCTAAGCGCTCGAAGTGCTTGTTCGGCACGCCTTCCGTCACCTACCTCGGCCATGTCATCTCGGCCGAGAGTGTTGCTATGGACGCCGACAAGGTGGCGGTTGTCGCGGCCTGGCCGACGCCGCACTCACCGCGGGCTCTCCGTGGCTTCCTGGGCCTTGCGGGGTACTACCGGAAATTTATCCGGGAGTTCGGCCTCATCGTGTCCCCGCTCACGCGCATGTTGCGACGCCTTTGCCTGGGATGCGGAGGCAACGAAGGCGTTCGAGGCTCGCAAGCAGGCCCTCACGACGGGTCCCGTCATCCAGATGCCCGACTTCGACCAGCCGTTCATGGTGGACCGCGACGCCTCCGGTGTGCGGTTCGGTGCCGTCCTTCATCAAGGCGACAGACCGCTGGCGTTCTTCAGCAGGCCCTTCGCCGCGCGCCATCATAAGCTCGCGGCTTATGAGAGGGAGCTCATTGGCTTGGTGCAGGCTgtgcgccactggcggccttatctttggggaCGGCCGTTCCGGATTCGCACGGATCACTACAACCTCAAGTTCTTATTGAACCAGAGGCTGTCTACCGTGCCGCAACACCAGTGGATCAACAAGCTCTTTGGCTTCAACTTCACTGTCGAGTATCGTTCGGGCCGCCTTAACACCATGGCCGACGCCCTGTCCCGCCGTGATGCCGAGCACGACACGTACGCCGGCGACTCCGCCGGGGCGGCTCTTTGCATCCGCTCGGGGCCCTCCTTTGCCCTCCTCGAGGACATCCGCAGGGCTACCGCGGACGCGTCAGACGCTCAGCGCCTTTGGCAGCGCCTCGACGCCGGCGACCTGGCCGAGCCGTGGCGTTTGGCGGACGGCTTGCTCCTGCATGGGCGTCGCCTCTTCGTGGCCAATCACGGCGATCTCCGTCACTAGGTTCTGCTACTGGCGCACTCGGCAGGCTACGAGGGGGTGCAAAAGACCCTCCACCGTCCCCGCACGGATTTCTACATCCCCGGCGATCGTGCCTTGGTCCGGGACTGGGTGCGATCGTGTGTTACGTGCCAGCGTAACAAGACGGAGACACTGCGCCCGGCTGGGCTACTACAACCCCTGGAGGTGCCCTCTCAGGTCTGGGCCGGTATCTCCATGGACTTCATTGAGGGCCTCCcaaaggtgggcggcaagtccgtcatcctcatGGTGGTcgaccgcttctccaagtacgctCACTTCATCGCGCTCGGCCATCCCCACACGGCTGCCTCCATGGCTCgtgccttcttcgacggcattgTCCGCCTCCATGGGTTTCCGTAGACCCGGTGTTCACGGGGCATGTCTGGCGTGATCTCTTCCGTctggcgggcgtgaagctccgccTGAGTACGGCCTTCCATCCTCAGCCGGATGGCCAAcccgaggtggtcaacaaggtgattgcAATGTATTTGCGTTGTGTTACAGGTGATCGTCCCCGTGCTTGGGTGGATTAGCTCGcatgggcggagtactgctacaacacctcttATCACTCCGCCCTACGTGCCACGCCGTTTGAGGTGGTCTATGGCCGACCGTCCCCGCCCATCCTGCCGGTTGACCCTGAGACGGCTCGGACCAAGGCGGCATGCGATCTTCTTCGCAGCAGGGACGAGATGCTTGCTTTTCCAGACCCAGCAGCTGTCCAAGCGGTACTATGACGACCATCACCGCGAGGCAGAGTTTGTggtgggcgattgggtgtggctgcgccgCTAAGCGCAAGCTCTACACAGGGCCATTTTCTGTGGTGGAGCGCATAGGCAAGGTATCCTACCGCCTACAGCTTCCGGCCGGTGCCCGCATCCATGACGTATTTCATGTGCGATTGCTGAAGCCCTTCCATGGAGCTCCACCAGCGGCCCCTCCAGCGCTACCTCCGAACTCCGACGGACGACTTCTTCCAGGTCCAGCCATGGTGTTGCAGGTCCAGCAGTGCCGCGGAGTGTGGCATTTATTGATCCAGTGGCAAGGCCTTCCGGAGGAGGATGCCACTTGGGAGCAGCTCGAGGAGTTCTGCCTACATTTTCTAGACTTCCGGACGAGCTGTTTGcgcaggcggggagagatgttatgaccggcaCTACTTATagccggaggaggcccaatgggcccgtttagttaggggcttagcccaagttatcttatttttatttAGCAGTAAGGTTATATAAACAGTTGTAAGGCACCCTTTTGAATTAAGCAATAAGACATATTCTATTGCCCGGCTCCCAGAGGAGCTGgaatccctaaccctagccgccgcctcttcctcgccgtcgCCTCTCCACCGCGCGAGACGGCGCCCTCACGCCGGCTGCcacgccctcgccctcgccagcCTCCCTCCTATCCCTACAGCCTCCGGCCAAGACCCGGTAGGATCCTAGCTCCTACCAATCAGCATCAGAGAATGCCACGAAAAAACATGATCCGTGCATGAAAGAAGACCTTATTGGCAAGCATGTAAAGACCGGAATCAGTATTATACCATGTGGGAAGGTTTTTGTGGTGTTAAGGCGTTAATGGTTTTATTGCATAATAAACACGGAAGTAGGCAAAATGAATGTAGTATGAATTGAGAAAACCTTGATGATCCCCTGGCTGAACAAATCAATATACTAAATCAGTGTCAAAAGATAGTAAAACATGAGAAAATACGATCGTAgaatgaaaaggacaacgagaaaCACAGCTTCACATTTGTAACATGTGCAGCATCAACAGCTCCTCTGAATTACTGAAATATCCAACAGTAACATGATTGAAGGAAAAGAGGTTCCCAGAGTATGCAAAAAATTCTTAGCAAGTAGTACACATATGGAGTAACAAAAATCTCTTAGCAAGGAATGCACTCTCTTTGTATTGTTCATCTTGATCATCAAACAAGGACTATTATTTCCTTCACACTATGTCACGATGTGTTCACGAATGATAATCTTATATGGCTATACGGAGTAATTGTGCTGACTTTATAGTGATGTTACTCTATTTATTACTAATTTCTGTTGTTACCTGTgctttatgatcttgaaaattaagTCATGAATATGTTTAACTTAATCCTTGTATTAAGGTAAGCGTACTCAGTTGCTGACAGTGGCTACTCAGCCAGCCAAAACACTAGTTTAACCGACATTCTAATTCCCCATCTGCAACAATGTAGGTCTTCTACTCTGGAACCAGACTAGACAGCAGTGGGTTGGAAACAGAAGGCTTAATTCTCAGCGTCAAAAGACCCGGGAACCAAAAATAGGGTAATTTCATGCATTTTATTTGTTCTAATGGAGCCTCAAAAGACTCGGGAACCAAAAACAGAGTACTAGTCTATCATAGCATCAAATACCTTACCTGCTTGAAGTTATGTACTCAATTTCTGGCATTCTCCTGATCGATTATCATAAGTTGCGCCCCACTATGATTCGAGGGATATGTTATATGAATCATCAATCCATTGATTTTGTTGTCAGTTTGGTTTTGACTAGTGATTTCCAAGAGTGCAGAATCTTGTGTAATACCTTTTCTGGAATCTCATGTGAACTTCAAACCACTAGACATTAGTTTTAGTTCCTGGTGGTGTCTTTCTTGCAACAACTGTTTGAGATTGGTGCTGGTCCTTTTTGTCATGCATATGCCTGTTGACTGTAGTTGGAATGCTACATATGAGAGCCTGCTAGGAAGCACCAAGACATTTGCACAACCgatccctcttggtgtaagatctCCTGCAAACCTCATATCATGTTGCTCTTTCACATTATCTTTACTTACCGTTTTGATTTTCCAATGGCAGGAAATGGTAGATTTCCTCGTGGACGGCTGGGAGCAGGAGGGCCTATATGATTAGCTGCTTAATTAAAGGGTGGTGGTATTGTGTGGGGTCTCGTTGTTAATCGCTGGAATGTACTCAACTTTGGTTTTATCAAAGCGTGTGGGTGATGAATGTGGATTATCCTCGTGACAGGATGGCATCCCTTTTTCTTTTGAAGCAAATGTAACATATTTTTATCCTACTAATTGTGTTTGTTTATATTTAGCACCGTGGTCTCCCCCTGCCCAGTTTATGTGCTTATATTTACATTTAGTAGCAGGAAATGGTCTTGGACTCGCAGAGTTTGTGATCTTTTCTTGCCTGAGAGTAAGGAATGAAATGAGATTTTGGTGAGGGAGTTATTCTAGTCAAATGATGCTGAGGACATCTTGAAGATAAAGCTATACCCAAACGGGACATGGGGGATATGTTGGCCTGGCACCACGATTCGTCCAGACAAAGCGTACATGCTGGCAtatatatttttcctttttttttttttgaaatgagAGGGGTTTCCCAGCCCCAACTTTTATTAGAAAGCCAAGGCAAGCCGGACCAGAGTGAATCAGGTAGCTCTCGGTGTCAACCAGAATAGCAGCCACAGAAACATCACATAAGGTCCTTGTCTAGCCCTATTACAAACCATTTATTACAAGCCATAGGAGGGGAAATTTTAAGATATGACATTAACAACACCAAAATCTTCCACTTCCCTTGCGCAAAGCCTATCATCCTACCATGCAATCCTAAACAACTCCCTTCTTCAATGGTCCAAAAGTCTTAAGCATCGGAGAAGAAGAGCACCTTGGACGTCCGAGCATAGAATTTTCATTGTCTGATAAAAAACCCCGTCAGATCCATAATGCAACGCATATTTCTTCATTTCCTTCACTGAAAGACAAATTCATTTCACAAAAGACATAAGCCCCATAAGGTAGCAGAGGAAACAACATTAACAACCCCTTagtgttttttctgttttcatTGAGTAGTTAAATCCACAAAAGAAGAAGGAATAGGAGTATCATAGGCATCAAACACAATTGACCAAATCTCCTTAGCCACAATGCAATCACAAAACAAGTGTTGTATGGATTCTTGTTCACAACAAAACAGACATGTCAAGTCATCTACATGTCTCCGTTTAGCCAGATTGTCTCTAGTCAAGCATTGTTTACAATAGGCTAGCCAAAGAAAGACATGAATATCAGGTGGAATTTTAATTTTCCAAATAGTCTTTGATGTGAGAAGACACACCACCAAAATTGAGCATTTTATAGAAAGATTTCAGAGTATATCTGCCAGAGGGCTCTAAAGTCCAGATAGGGGTATCTATATCATCACAAGGATTAGAAGTTTTCACAATGTCCATCAGATTGTACCAGCTATCCATTAAGTTAGTATCCACACATCTCCTAAAGGTAAGTTGTAATTGCGCCCATCCCAAACATGGGCAAGAGAAGCCTCTTGTTGATGAAAGATCTCCAAAAGACTTCAAAACTTCGTTTTAAGAGAACACTTCCCAATCCAAATATCAGCGAGAAGGCAATGTTGACCCCATTCCGAGGGGTCcacttataaaaatgatttgcagCCTCAAGGAACCAAGACATACTTTTCCAGAAAGGAGAGCCTAAAGTATTTTTTCCCCAAAAAATGTTTGGTTTATCTACTCCATATTTGTGGAAAAATAATTTTCTTACAATATTTATCAAAACCATCATAAAACCTTTTGCCCGAGGAAGCTAGCAATGCCATATTAAATTCCTTAAGATTGAGAACCcccaacccaccaaattccttcctcctaGACACCAGATCCCAATTAGCTAAGTTGTACTTATGAGAATCCCCCACATTCCCCCAAAAGAAGTGGGACATTTGTGAGGTAATGGCATCAATAGCCCACTTAGGGAATTTCATAATACACATAAGATAAGTGGGGATGCTCGCAATGCAAGTAGTCAATATAATTAGTTTGCCTCTATATGATAAGTTCCTACCCAACCATCTAGCAATATTCTTAATAATCCTATCAATAATAGGCTAAAGATCTTCCCTCCCGAGTTTCTCGAAATGAAGGGGGACCCCCAAGTATTTGAATGGGAACTCTCCAAATTGTCAACATAAGGTCTCGGCAAATTCCTTAGACAACTCACCATCAACATTCAAAGTATGTAGACCACTCTTATGAAAGTTGATTTTCAAGCCAGAAAGCTTTTCAAAACAAGTGAGGGTCCATTTTAAGTTCCCGACATATTTGAGGGATCTTTTCAAGAATAggacaatatcatcaacatactgTAAACTGATGACCTTCGAGGAATCACTTGTGGTAGAAGCCCAGTGATAAGACCATGATTAGGATCTCTAGAAAGCATTTTAGTAAATACATCTGCTTCTAAATTAAACAACATAGGAGAGTGAGGGTCTCCTTGcttaagaccccccccccccccccccgagaaaATGAGCCCCATTGGTATCATTTAACCTCACCTGGAATGTCCCTTGAAATAAGGTATTATATATCGACTCTACCCATTTCACACCAAAGCCCCTAGAAAGGAGCATTCTCTAAGAAAATCACAGTTGACTCTGTCATATGCTTTCTCATAGTCTAGCTTCAAAATGAGCCCACCACCCCTAGATTTATGAACCTCATGAATGACTTCATGGGCCATCACCACACTTTCCAAGATGAACCTCCCTTTAATAAAAGCAGTTTGGTTAGAGGAAATGAGCTTATCACAAAGAGGGGAAGCACTGGTGGTCATTGCTTTGGAAAAGAATTTAATAACACAATTGCTAAGGCTTATAGGTCTAAAGTTCTTCATATCTATGGCTTGTGGCACTTTGGGAATGAGGGTAATAGTAGCAAAATTGAGCCTATGAATATCTAAGGAGCCATTTTCAAAGTCCCTAAACATGCACATAAAATCACTCTTAATAAGATCCCAAAATTTCTAATAAAAAAGAAAGGATAAACCATCAGGACCAGGAGCACCACAAGCATAAGAGCTCGTGATGGCTTGCTTGATCTCCTCCTcaaataggatctctcaaaactgCGTCTATGTGATTCAGATACCATGCGAGTATCATCCTAGAAATTAGCATTCAGATGGATATCATGCTTAGATTCAAAAGCAGAAAAGGTTTTTTTAATGAAAATCAGTAGCAACCTTAAGCGTATCTTGAGTGTGTGTGACCACACCTTCAGACCCCATCAACTCACACAAATGGTTTTCCATGTGCCTATGATTGGCCAAAGCATGGAAGTATGAAATATTGCGATCACCCTCCAAAATCCTCCTATCTCTAGATGTCTACCAAAGAGCAGTCTCCTCTTTCTTCCATATTTCATCAAGAtccattttaatttttttcatcttatcaaAATCAGCAACAGACAACTATTGGGATTCAACTAAGGCATCCAAAATATTAAACTCCATGAGGAGGGCCTTTTTTTCATATCAGCTTCAAGCTTGATACTCCAACCCTTCAAATTTTTCGTGAGGTTCCTAGTTTTGATCATCCACTTCTCAACAGAGTTAGAAGAGGCAGAATTAGCATTCAAGGCCTCATGAACAATCTGTTTAAAGCGAGGTTGGAAAATCCACCACTTCTCAAATCTAAACATCCTAGGACTAGGGTTTTTCTAGCCCAATGTCCAAAACGAAAGGAGTATGGTCACTGCCAACCCTGGGGAGAGCAGTGAGGGAATACAAATGAAAGTGAGAATCCCAGTCCACAGAAGTGAACACTCTATCTAGCAAAGCAAAGATTGGGCTACTTGATTATTGGACAAAGAATACCTTCTATTAGAGATAGAAATCTCCAACAATCCCCATCTGTGGATCCAGTCattaaaaaggaaagtattatgTTGGTTAACTAAACCACTACTTTTGTCGTGATCTCCTCTAACTAAATTAAAGTCACCACAACAAAGGATAGGGTAAGAAGCAGCTTCTAGGATGTCATGAATTTCAGCAATGAATTCCATTTTAAATTAAGGATAAGTAGACCCATACACCACCACTAGATGCCAAACAGAACCATCACTATTATTTTTAATAGTAGCTTTAATGGAAAACATGTTATTGGTGAAGCCAATAACTTCAAATACATTTTTAGCACCAAGCAGTATACCCCGAGCAGTGTTATCAGCATGCAAAAATCGCCAGGTAAAGTCACCCATTCTATCCAAGGCCTTGAGCAAACCCTCCAAAATAATCTCACTTTTGGTTTCTTGAAAACCAATGAAATCTGGATTAGTTTTAGCAATAACATCACACAAGCACTGATCTTTACCAGGTTGACCCAAACCCCTAATATTTCAACCAGCCCTATCATAATTAAGTAATTTAAAAAGGATGAGACAAGCCACAAGGCTTACTTTTGGTATGGAAAATAGGAGTCACCCTAACACCACTAGCAATGCCAACTGGTATGTTAGAAGTACCTCTAGTTGGGGATCCAACCAAATCATCATAACAAACATCAATGTTTTCATCTAAGAGAGTCTCACGATGGTCACTAGCAAATATTAAACATTTTTCCTGTTCCCCAACTATCAAGTCCTCCACAGTTGCAAGTTTTGTTACCATATCCCCACCGAACACCAAACCAACCTTAGTACTTTTATCATGTAAAGCAGAGGGGTGAGTTGAATATAAGGATTTACCTTTGAATGTTTTTTAGAATTTCTAGATTTTCTTTCATCTTGTATGCATGAACTTTCTCCATAATGTTCACATTACCACGTCCTCTAGTCCCATGTTTTGATGCCAACACATGTCCCCATTTAGCATTTTTAGCAGGAACTTGCACCACAGACCGAGATTGGTTCAGAGAGTCCAACATAGATCTTTTAAGACCACTGTATTATAACATATGTAATGCTTCAGGTGGAAGAATACCCAGCTCTTCATTATCACCCACATCATTTTCATCCTCAGAAACAACCATATCCACAGATTTAAGTAGGCTCTCATAGTATTCCAAACTTCCAGCTTTCTATATATCCATTGGACTTTTCAACCGTGGAACCTTAGGAGTATATACCACCATCAACTTCATTAGTTTTACAAAGAGTCACACCAAGATCTTGCAAAGATGCAACATCAGGTATGGGGTCTAAGATAGTAGCAGCAATCACATCTCTAGAAGGAGAGACCTCGGAGGTATGTCCACCACCAGCAACACATTCCATTATAAAGTTCTGTTGATCAGAGTGAGAGTGATTCATATAGGAAAAGGTAGAAGCCTTAGATTTACTAGAGTAACCACGAGATTTTCCTTGGGGGAAATTAGCCTTATCCAACTCATCAATGGATGGGTCCTCATCAAgcaaatcctttttattattattctcATGGTTATCATCTTCACATCCATCTTGATATTCTTCTGCACCAtcttcatctcctccttcttcatcagtttcattgTTGATTACAGAATCAACACCCCCAGTTTATTCAAAGCTTTCCATAGTAAAGACAAGCAGGAATAAATTCTTTTTCATTTCAATCAACCTTTCAAAAGGGAATTCGGTAGGATGCGTGCAAACAATATTGATTTTGACATTTCCAAAAAAGGTCATAAAATACCATTCCAGTCAACATCAGTGAGAACACCAAACATTTAAGCAACCCGAGCAACCACCTTCTAGGTACACCACTTAGGAGGGACCCCTTCAATAAGGACCCATGTTTCAATCAACTCCCCAAAAGATTCACAAGAACTTTTCCATTTAATCATTTTAATAGAAGCATCTTGAGGTAGGCAAAAATGAGGAAGCTTAATCAGATCCTCTACCCTCTTCCATGGTGGAAATCTAACAAGGAAAGTTTTGCTTGTCAAGTCTCTAATCTGCGAGGGCGAGTGGTTAGTTTTACAAGTCTCTAATCTGCTAGGGTGAGTGGTTAGTtttgcaaaaggtaccaatcagaagACTCATCAACATTGTTTTATCCACCTCACCTTTCAGAATGTTCACCATAACACAGTTTTGAAAGTTAAGCCAATTGGATAGCAAGGGATGTTGGATAACGCGCGTACGGTCTTGGCGTCGCCGAAGTCGCCGAGGGCACTGCCGGCGATGGAGTAGAGGCGAAGCTTGTGGGGCTTGCCGTTCTTGTCCTCGCCGTCGGTGACGACGCCAATGGACAAGCCCTCCTTGTAGGGCACCGCGCCCTCGGTGGAGAAGACCATGTGCCACGTCTCCCCGGGCGCGTCGTCAGCGGTGATCTTGGTGTTGAGCAGGCACTTGCCCACGTACGGTTCCTTGGGCCGAACGTGTTGgtcaccaccccctcctcctgcttcttggaCACCTTCTTCTCCTTCACCGGCGCCGCGACCGCAGCGTCGGTGGAGATCGCCTGCCCCCGGATGGTGAGCACGTCATGGCGGGAGACGACGGTTCTTGCGGTGGACGGGAAGCTGCAGTGGGAGTGCCGCGGTGCGCTGGACGGGGACGTGAAGGCGGTGGCGGCCCGGAGGGATACGGTtttagagtttcttcttcttcttcttcttcatcgatctaggatgggttcaaggccgacagcctcggatagcaaggatggacgtcattcttttatcgtttgttttcgtccgtagttggaccttgctcttcttcatgatgaatgtatattcttgtattgatgtgaacttgatgtagcttttggcgagtgtaagccaattccatatactcatctattatgtatatgtacttgtaacgatattcattcttgcaaaatgacgagatgtgtttctatccctgtcaacgccttcgtgccaaaataaggataacaTCGCATCTTGAGCGTTACACCacctgtggcccccctctagATCCATGTGAACGCACTTCACCACTACCATTGTCGCGCGGTATGCCGGATCTACCTGGACCTCGGGTTGTAATGGATGTGGAAACCGCTGTCTCGGGAAGCTTGAGCCGCCTAGCCATTTCTCTACCTCTAAATGTCGACCGCTCTCCTCGCCGGCGCCGGTGACGCCTTGGCTTAGAGGAACAACGCCGACGACATCTGGTTGTGGCGCCGCCATCGCACCTAGGTCAGAGagcgggggagaggagggggagaatcaGAGGGAGGGCGCCTCGACGGCTACTTTCGTTTCGACCGAACTGGTCGGGGTAACGCCCGCTAACGGCTACGCCGTCCTCGCGCTGGGCCACATGGCCTGAGGAAAGCGGTAAATCGCTAGTCACTACGATTATGGGTTTTCTGAAACAGCCGACCATGCTATTCACTCAAAGCCCACAAAAACACATCATtatataaataaaaaaagaaacttcATCATCTTCCCCACCAAACAAACCTAATACTCACTCCGTTTTAAAATGTAAGGTGTATTAATTTATTAAAAATTAAATATTTTTAACTAACCAAGTTCAAACTAAAAATATCGACATCCACAATATCAAATAGTAAATTATAAAAATTTATTTCATGATAAATCTAAGAATTCGATATAATATCATGTATATTGGTATATCTATAAAAATATCATTAAATTTAAAAAGGTTTGACTTTTCAAAAAACTAACACACCATATATTTTAAGATAGATCGAGTGTAAAATTGTGAAAATAAAAAAACTTCAACATCGCAGCAAAGCACACCCAACCCTTCTAGCTTGTGTTGAAATCCTACTTGAACTGGAAGTTTATTTTTGTACAGAATCATTGAGTTGGGGAATGGCATCGAACTGAAGTTAACAAGTGAAACACACATGTAAATGTAAAATAAATATGGAGGCGGCACTTTTAGCGACTATGTGTATGCGCACTGCCATCGCGACCTTCGTATCCTGAAGTACGCTGCATATTCATTCGGCGACTTCAATAGAGTTGCTTTAGTTGCTACGAGAAGGTTTTGGAAGCGATCGGTTCTTTCCGGATTTCCAGATGCCTCTCCTCGCTTCTCTTGTGCGTTGCCGCTTTATAATGCAAATGCAACCCGTCTCCGTCTGTTCAAGCAGAGCGACCAAAGACCAAAGTGAAGTGCCCGCTTCTACTCAGTGAGCAGAGTTTGTTACAGGACACATGGCTTTAGCTCGCCTGTGCCTCCGCACGGCCCTGGCCGGCCGCGCGGCAGCTACGGCGAGGCCAGCGTCTGCCAGTTCTCGCGGGAGACTGGACCTTCGGTCTCTCTTCTCGTCCGCGGCTGCTGACAGCGCCGCGGCCAAGGCTCCCCTGGAAGGAGAGACGAACCGCCGGGAGGTCGCCGTGGCAGACCGCTCCAGCTCTGCCACTGCTCGCGGCGGCCGTTGGCCTTGGAGAGACCTTCGGGACTTGGCCCCGTTCCGTCTCGTCAACGGTACATAGCGGCTGCGCCGCACTTCTTTCCAGACTGACTGTGGTGCACGCCGTCCCGCAGGCGGTTGTTGACGCACGTGTACTGGCGTACATGCATGCAGGGCTGGGGAGCGCGCTGTCGCACGTTGCGGAGACCCTGAGCCGGCCGCTGGAGCGGTGGCGGCCGCTGTTCGGGAAGGTGCGGGAGGACGAGGAGCGGTACAGGCTGCGGTTCGAGGTGCCGGGGCTCGGGAAGGACGACCGTGCGGGTCACCGTGGAGGACGGCGCGCTGGTCATCCGGGGCGAGAAGAGGGTGGAGGATGAGCACGGTGGCGACGGCGAATGGTGGTCGGCGAGCAGCTATGGGTGCTACCACGCGAGCCTGCAGCTCCCGGAGGACGCGCGGGTGGAGGGTATCGCGGCGGAGGTAAAGGACGGCGTGCTGTACCTGACGGTGCCGCGAATGCCCGAGAGGGAGAGGAGCGTCACTGAGGTGAAGGTGCAGTGAGAACGTCGGCGGTCTCCGCGTATTGCATCAGCTGCGGGCACTGTTGCATGCGCGGACACTTGTCTCTGCGATCCTTGTGGATTGTGTACGTGTGCACGTATGCTCTTTTTCttatctactactccctccgtttctaaatataactcTTTCTAGAGATTCAACTAATGCACTACataacagatgtatatagacatactttagagtataaattcattcattttgcttcgtatatagacacctagtgaaatatcttaaaagacttatatttaggtacggagggagtactccaTAGTATGAAGAAGTTTATTTTAGACCTTAAACTCTTAAACTCATAGAGTATGAGTTCTTAAACTCATAGAGCTTCACGGTTTAAATTCTGAACTCGAAAGCCCTATCGTTTGTATCTTGAACTTGTGAATTTCGGTCTAAATAAAAAATGTGATCGTTTGTATCTTGAACTTGTGAATTTCGGTCTAAATAAAAAATGTGCACCAGGAATGTGACACA
This genomic stretch from Hordeum vulgare subsp. vulgare chromosome 6H, MorexV3_pseudomolecules_assembly, whole genome shotgun sequence harbors:
- the LOC123401817 gene encoding LOW QUALITY PROTEIN: 23.6 kDa heat shock protein, mitochondrial (The sequence of the model RefSeq protein was modified relative to this genomic sequence to represent the inferred CDS: deleted 1 base in 1 codon), encoding MALARLCLRTALAGRAAATARPASASSRGRLDLRSLFSSAAADSAAAKAPLEGETNRREVAVADRSSSATARGGRWPWRDLRDLAPFRLVNGLGSALSHVAETLSRPLERWRPLFGKVREDEERYRLRFEVPGLGKDDVRVTVEDGALVIRGEKRVEDEHGGDGEWWSASSYGCYHASLQLPEDARVEGIAAEVKDGVLYLTVPRMPERERSVTEVKVQ
- the LOC123402253 gene encoding uncharacterized protein LOC123402253 isoform X2; translated protein: MENSALQSQRSMSSISTAAQSSEQHGAGSSSNPNEFVNQGLLLWNQTRQQWVGNRRLNSQRQKTREPKIGWNATYESLLGSTKTFAQPIPLGEMVDFLVDGWEQEGLYD